GTCAGCCGCCTCAGGCATAGTTAAGTGCGTCGGACCATGGAATCAAATGGATAAGGACTAAAATACTGTGTCGGTCGGAATGGCTGCCCCCCGCGCGCCTTATGCCTGCGACCCCGACCACAGCCGCGGCCGGCTGGTCGCGGAGCCGCCGAGCCGGACCCGGAGCCCGTTCCGGCGCGACTGCGACCGGGTCATCCATTCCACCGCGTTCCGCCGCCTGAAGCACAAGACCCAGGTCTTCGTCTTCCACGAGGGCGACCATTACCGCACCCGGCTGACTCATTCGCTGGAGGTGGCGCAGATCGCCCGCGCACTGGCGCGCCAGCTCGGGGTCGACGAGGATCTGACCGAGACGCTGGCGCTCGCGCATGACCTCGGCCATCCGCCGTTCGGGCATGCCGGGGAGCGCGCGCTCGATGACTGCCTCAAGGATGATGGCGGCTTCGACCACAATGCACAGGCGCTGCGGGTCGTCACCTTGCTGGAACACCGCTATCCCGAGTTCGGGGGGCTGAACCTGACCTGGGAATCGCTCGAGGGGATCGTCAAGCACAACGGCCCGCTGACCGAACGCAACGGTGCGCCGGCCGGCCGCTACCTGGACAGCGGCCTTCCGGTCGGGATCGCCGACTACAACAGGACCTACGACCTCGAGCTCTGGAGCTACGCCTCGCTCGAGGCGCAGATCGCCGCCTTCGCCGACGACATCGCCTATGACGCGCACGACATCGACGACGGCCTGCGCGCCGGCCTGTTCGCGGTCGACGACCTCAAGGAGATGCCGCTGACCGCTGAAATCATCGCCGAGATCGATCGCCATTACCCCGGGCTCGATGAGGTCCGGCGCGGTGCCGAGCTGGTACGTGAGCTGATCTCACATTTCATCAATGCCG
The window above is part of the Bradyrhizobium sp. PSBB068 genome. Proteins encoded here:
- a CDS encoding deoxyguanosinetriphosphate triphosphohydrolase; translated protein: MSVGMAAPRAPYACDPDHSRGRLVAEPPSRTRSPFRRDCDRVIHSTAFRRLKHKTQVFVFHEGDHYRTRLTHSLEVAQIARALARQLGVDEDLTETLALAHDLGHPPFGHAGERALDDCLKDDGGFDHNAQALRVVTLLEHRYPEFGGLNLTWESLEGIVKHNGPLTERNGAPAGRYLDSGLPVGIADYNRTYDLELWSYASLEAQIAAFADDIAYDAHDIDDGLRAGLFAVDDLKEMPLTAEIIAEIDRHYPGLDEVRRGAELVRELISHFINAVFNEASRRLAAARPQSAKDVRHHNAPLIAFPAEVAEQEAAIKAFLFRRMYRHQRVMIVMREAEQVVRNLFERYRQSPGDLPAEWIEGSVQETTNARNRRIGNFIAGMTDRFALIEHQRLFDSTPDLR